A DNA window from Scomber japonicus isolate fScoJap1 chromosome 14, fScoJap1.pri, whole genome shotgun sequence contains the following coding sequences:
- the wnt8b gene encoding protein Wnt-8b, with the protein MFMHLEVFYYIFILLAHMRSYCCWSVNNFLMTGPKAYLIYSSSVAAGAQSGIEECKYQFAWDRWNCPERALQLSTHSSLRSANRETAFVHAISSAGVMYTLTRNCSLGDFDNCGCDDSRNGQRGGHGWLWGGCSDNVGFGEAISKQFVDALETGQDARAAMNLHNNEAGRKAVKGTMQRTCKCHGVSGSCTTQTCWLQLPEFREVGNYLKEKYHRALKVDLLRGAGNSAASRGAIAETFNSISRKELVHLEDSPDYCLENRTLGLPGTEGRECLKKGKNLSKWEKRSCKRLCGECGLAVEERKAEMVSSCNCKFHWCCAVKCEQCRKTVTKYFCVKKGGQRGRNESAGSRRKNLRLRKKH; encoded by the exons GCATACCTGATTTACTCCAGCAGTGTGGCAGCAGGAGCTCAGAGTGGCATAGAGGAGTGCAAATACCAGTTTGCATGGGACCGCTGGAACTGCCCTGAGAGAGCTCTGCAACTGTCCACGCACAGCAGCCTGCGCAGTG CAAATCGGGAGACAGCATTCGTCCATGCCATCAGCTCCGCTGGCGTCATGTATACTCTAACCAGGAACTGCAGTCTTGGGGACTTTGACAATTGTGGCTGTGATGACAGCAGAAACGGACAACGAG GTGGCCATGGATGGCTCTGGGGTGGCTGCAGTGATAATGTTGGCTTTGGTGAGGCCATCTCCAAACAGTTTGTTGATGCTTTGGAGACTGGGCAGGATGCACGGGCAGCCATGAATCTCCATAATAACGAGGCTGGGCGCAAG GCTGTGAAGGGAACCATGCAGAGGACATGCAAATGCCACGGGGTGTCGGGGAGCTGCACCACACAGACCTGCTGGCTGCAGCTGCCAGAGTTCAGGGAAGTGGGGAACTACTTGAAGGAGAAGTACCACAGGGCTCTGAAGGTGGATCTCCTCCGTGGAGCAGGGAATAGTGCAGCCAGCCGAGGGGCCATCGCTGAGACCTTTAACTCCATCTCACGCAAGGAGCTGGTCCACCTTGAAGACTCCCCTGATTACTGCTTAGAGAACCGCACTCTGGGCTTGCCAGGCACAGAGGGCCGTGAGTGCCTCAAGAAGGGCAAGAACTTAAGCAAATGGGAGAAACGGAGCTGCAAAAGGCTATGTGGAGAGTGCGGGCTGGCCGTGGAGGAGCGCAAAGCTGAGATGGTGTCGAGCTGTAATTGTAAATTCCACTGGTGCTGTGCGGTGAAGTGTGAGCAGTGCAGAAAGACAGTGACCAAGTACTTCTGTGTGAAGAAAGGAGGTCAGAGGGGAAGGAACGAAAGTGCTGGCAGCCGCCGGAAGAACCTCAGACTGAGGAAGAAGCACTGA